One genomic segment of Ricinus communis isolate WT05 ecotype wild-type chromosome 5, ASM1957865v1, whole genome shotgun sequence includes these proteins:
- the LOC8287703 gene encoding disease resistance response protein 206 encodes MKASISCKILILLFYFMFLAVSSAHPSKKMKQYKPCKELVLYFHDIIYNGKNAANATSAIVAAPHGANLTILAGQFHFGNIVVFDDPITLDNNLHSPAVGRAQGIYIYDTKNTFTAWLAFTFVLNSTHNQGTINFVGADPILMKTRDISVAGGTGDFFMHRGIATILTDAFEGEVYFRLRVDVKFYECW; translated from the coding sequence ATGAAAGCAAGCATTAGCTGCAAGattctaattcttttattctacTTTATGTTCCTTGCTGTATCTTCAGCCCATCCAAGCAAGAAGATGAAGCAATACAAACCATGCAAGGAACTAGTCCTATACTTTCATGACATTATTTACAATGGCAAGAATGCTGCTAATGCTACCTCAGCTATTGTAGCAGCACCACATGGTGCTAACTTGACCATATTGGCAGGTCAGTTCCATTTTGGTAATATAGTAGTATTTGATGACCCAATTACTTTAGACAATAATCTTCACTCACCAGCAGTTGGTAGGGCACAAGGAATTTACATTTACGATACCAAGAACACTTTCACTGCTTGGTTAGCCTTTACATTTGTCCTTAACAGTACACACAACCAGGGCACAATAAATTTCGTCGGAGCTGATCCGATTCTGATGAAGACTAGGGACATTTCGGTGGCCGGGGGCACCGGAGATTTTTTCATGCACCGGGGAATCGCAACTATCTTGACGGATGCATTTGAAGGTGAAGTGTATTTCAGGCTCAGGGTGGAcgtaaaattttatgaatgtTGGTGA
- the LOC8287701 gene encoding GDT1-like protein 1, chloroplastic isoform X2: protein MRSITLSESALRLPPCPKPVSLLPLNSFSKKRSSKLSFRNPCLTFSRYSRQWCEYSIQEAFRHFLPMVSKNFNGLEVRGLDCQNFQASRESMPVLDDICFLDKLSTKVKSIKEDEVAASTTSYGGLLKFMLLVGYLTFQGSQQAFAGTDIAVGSQSIPYLGDLGDISTGFASALLAARNSAATVFTGTFGALAVMTIISVVLGRTFHYVDEILPFRLGETDLPVDDIAAVCLLVYFGVSTLIDASSGDGLKAEDEQKEAELAVSEFSGNGAGILAAASTIISTFVLVFVAEWGDKSFFSTIALAAASSPLGVIGGALAGHGVATLIAVLGGSLLGTLLSEKVISYIGGVLFLVFAAITLIEIVN, encoded by the exons ATGCGAAGTATAACGCTCTCAGAGTCGGCTCTGAGACTGCCTCCATGTCCTAAACCTGTTAGCCTACTTCCATTGAATTCTTTTTCCAAGAAACGAAGTTCCAAGCTTTCTTTTCGCAACCCATGTCTTACTTTCTCAAG ATATTCAAGACAATGGTGTGAATACTCAATCCAGGAGGCATTTAGACATTTTCTGCCAATGGTTTCCAAGAATTTTAATGGTCTT GAGGTTAGGGGCCTTGATTGCCAGAACTTCCAAGCAAGCAGAGAATCGATGCCAGTTTTGGATGATATTTGTTTCTTGGATAAGTTGTCCACGAAGGTTAAATCTATAAAGGAGGATGAAGTAGCGGCGTCCACTACATCATATGGTGGTTTGCTGAAGTTTATGCTTCTAGTTGGATATCTAACATTTCAAGGCTCTCAACAAGCATTTGCAGGAACAGATATTGCTGTTGGATCACAGTCAATTCCTTATTTGGGAGACCTTGGTGATATTAGCACAGGTTTTGCTTCA GCACTTTTAGCTGCTAGAAATTCTGCTGCCACTGTTTTCACTGGGACCTTTGGTGCACTTGC GGTAATGACTATCATATCTGTGGTTCTTGGAAGAACTTTTCACTATGTTGATGAAATCCTTCCATTCAG GTTGGGTGAGACTGATTTGCCTGTTGATGATATTGCTGCAGTCTGCCTTTTG GTATATTTTGGGGTTTCAACACTCATTGATGCCAGCTCAGGCGATGGTCTAAAAGCAGAAGATGAACAAAAAGAG GCAGAACTAGCAGTTTCAGAGTTCTCAGGAAATGGTGCTGGGATTTTAGCTGCTGCTAGCACCATTATCAGCACTTTCGTCTTAGTTTTTGTCGCTGAATGGGGGGACAAATCATTTTTCTCCACAATAG CCCTTGCAGCAGCCTCTTCACCTCTCGGTGTCATCGGTGGAGCCTTGGCTGGTCATGGTGTTGCAACTTTG ATTGCAGTTTTAGGAGGTTCTTTACTTGGGACATTGTTATCAGAAAAG GTTATTTCATACATCGGAGGCGTTCTTTTTCTCGTCTTTGCTGCAATAACTTTGATTGAGATTGTGAATTAA
- the LOC8287701 gene encoding GDT1-like protein 1, chloroplastic isoform X1, which yields MRSITLSESALRLPPCPKPVSLLPLNSFSKKRSSKLSFRNPCLTFSRYSRQWCEYSIQEAFRHFLPMVSKNFNGLEVRGLDCQNFQASRESMPVLDDICFLDKLSTKVKSIKEDEVAASTTSYGGLLKFMLLVGYLTFQGSQQAFAGTDIAVGSQSIPYLGDLGDISTGFASAFLLIFFSELGDKTFFIAALLAARNSAATVFTGTFGALAVMTIISVVLGRTFHYVDEILPFRLGETDLPVDDIAAVCLLVYFGVSTLIDASSGDGLKAEDEQKEAELAVSEFSGNGAGILAAASTIISTFVLVFVAEWGDKSFFSTIALAAASSPLGVIGGALAGHGVATLIAVLGGSLLGTLLSEKVISYIGGVLFLVFAAITLIEIVN from the exons ATGCGAAGTATAACGCTCTCAGAGTCGGCTCTGAGACTGCCTCCATGTCCTAAACCTGTTAGCCTACTTCCATTGAATTCTTTTTCCAAGAAACGAAGTTCCAAGCTTTCTTTTCGCAACCCATGTCTTACTTTCTCAAG ATATTCAAGACAATGGTGTGAATACTCAATCCAGGAGGCATTTAGACATTTTCTGCCAATGGTTTCCAAGAATTTTAATGGTCTT GAGGTTAGGGGCCTTGATTGCCAGAACTTCCAAGCAAGCAGAGAATCGATGCCAGTTTTGGATGATATTTGTTTCTTGGATAAGTTGTCCACGAAGGTTAAATCTATAAAGGAGGATGAAGTAGCGGCGTCCACTACATCATATGGTGGTTTGCTGAAGTTTATGCTTCTAGTTGGATATCTAACATTTCAAGGCTCTCAACAAGCATTTGCAGGAACAGATATTGCTGTTGGATCACAGTCAATTCCTTATTTGGGAGACCTTGGTGATATTAGCACAGGTTTTGCTTCA GCATTCTTGCTGATATTTTTCTCAGAACTGGGTGACAAGACCTTTTTCATAGCG GCACTTTTAGCTGCTAGAAATTCTGCTGCCACTGTTTTCACTGGGACCTTTGGTGCACTTGC GGTAATGACTATCATATCTGTGGTTCTTGGAAGAACTTTTCACTATGTTGATGAAATCCTTCCATTCAG GTTGGGTGAGACTGATTTGCCTGTTGATGATATTGCTGCAGTCTGCCTTTTG GTATATTTTGGGGTTTCAACACTCATTGATGCCAGCTCAGGCGATGGTCTAAAAGCAGAAGATGAACAAAAAGAG GCAGAACTAGCAGTTTCAGAGTTCTCAGGAAATGGTGCTGGGATTTTAGCTGCTGCTAGCACCATTATCAGCACTTTCGTCTTAGTTTTTGTCGCTGAATGGGGGGACAAATCATTTTTCTCCACAATAG CCCTTGCAGCAGCCTCTTCACCTCTCGGTGTCATCGGTGGAGCCTTGGCTGGTCATGGTGTTGCAACTTTG ATTGCAGTTTTAGGAGGTTCTTTACTTGGGACATTGTTATCAGAAAAG GTTATTTCATACATCGGAGGCGTTCTTTTTCTCGTCTTTGCTGCAATAACTTTGATTGAGATTGTGAATTAA
- the LOC8287702 gene encoding dirigent protein: MKTNRLFLALFLVFLLSKSYALPKRKIPSPKPCKRLIFYFHDIIYNGKNSKNATSAIAGAPAWANKTILAKQDHFGDIVVFDDPITLDNNLHSTPVGRAQGIYIYDKKEIFTAWMGFSFVFNSTQHKGSITFAGADPLMNKTRDVSVIGGTGDFFMARGIATLMTDAFEGEVYFRLRVDIKLYECW; the protein is encoded by the coding sequence ATGAAGACTAACAGGCTTTTTTTAGCTCTCTTTCTTGTCTTCTTACTCTCAAAATCCTACGCTTTACCTAAACGAAAAATCCCATCTCCAAAACCTTGCAAAAGACTGATCTTTTACTTCCACGACATTATTTACAATGGCAAGAATTCCAAGAATGCAACTTCAGCAATCGCAGGAGCACCAGCTTGGGCTAACAAGACAATCTTGGCCAAGCAAGACCATTTTGGTGACATAGTAGTCTTTGATGACCCTATTACATTAGACAACAATCTACATTCAACTCCCGTCGGTCGTGCACAGgggatttatatatatgacaaGAAAGAAATTTTCACTGCTTGGAtgggtttttcttttgtgttcaaCTCTACTCAGCATAAAGGAAGCATAACCTTTGCTGGTGCTGATCCATTGATGAACAAGACTAGGGATGTTTCAGTTATTGGTGGGACTGGTGATTTCTTCATGGCCAGAGGAATAGCTACATTGATGACTGATGCATTTGAAGGCGAAGTCTATTTCAGGCTTCGTGTTGACATTAAATTGTATGAGTGTTGGTAa
- the LOC8287701 gene encoding protein PAM71, chloroplastic isoform X3: protein MRSITLSESALRLPPCPKPVSLLPLNSFSKKRSSKLSFRNPCLTFSRYSRQWCEYSIQEAFRHFLPMVSKNFNGLEVRGLDCQNFQASRESMPVLDDICFLDKLSTKVKSIKEDEVAASTTSYGGLLKFMLLVGYLTFQGSQQAFAGTDIAVGSQSIPYLGDLGDISTGFASAFLLIFFSELGDKTFFIAALLAARNSAATVFTGTFGALAVMTIISVVLGRTFHYVDEILPFRLGETDLPVDDIAAVCLLVYFGVSTLIDASSGDGLKAEDEQKEAELAVSEFSGNGAGILAAASTIISTFVLVFVAEWGDKSFFSTIDCSFRRFFTWDIVIRKGYFIHRRRSFSRLCCNNFD, encoded by the exons ATGCGAAGTATAACGCTCTCAGAGTCGGCTCTGAGACTGCCTCCATGTCCTAAACCTGTTAGCCTACTTCCATTGAATTCTTTTTCCAAGAAACGAAGTTCCAAGCTTTCTTTTCGCAACCCATGTCTTACTTTCTCAAG ATATTCAAGACAATGGTGTGAATACTCAATCCAGGAGGCATTTAGACATTTTCTGCCAATGGTTTCCAAGAATTTTAATGGTCTT GAGGTTAGGGGCCTTGATTGCCAGAACTTCCAAGCAAGCAGAGAATCGATGCCAGTTTTGGATGATATTTGTTTCTTGGATAAGTTGTCCACGAAGGTTAAATCTATAAAGGAGGATGAAGTAGCGGCGTCCACTACATCATATGGTGGTTTGCTGAAGTTTATGCTTCTAGTTGGATATCTAACATTTCAAGGCTCTCAACAAGCATTTGCAGGAACAGATATTGCTGTTGGATCACAGTCAATTCCTTATTTGGGAGACCTTGGTGATATTAGCACAGGTTTTGCTTCA GCATTCTTGCTGATATTTTTCTCAGAACTGGGTGACAAGACCTTTTTCATAGCG GCACTTTTAGCTGCTAGAAATTCTGCTGCCACTGTTTTCACTGGGACCTTTGGTGCACTTGC GGTAATGACTATCATATCTGTGGTTCTTGGAAGAACTTTTCACTATGTTGATGAAATCCTTCCATTCAG GTTGGGTGAGACTGATTTGCCTGTTGATGATATTGCTGCAGTCTGCCTTTTG GTATATTTTGGGGTTTCAACACTCATTGATGCCAGCTCAGGCGATGGTCTAAAAGCAGAAGATGAACAAAAAGAG GCAGAACTAGCAGTTTCAGAGTTCTCAGGAAATGGTGCTGGGATTTTAGCTGCTGCTAGCACCATTATCAGCACTTTCGTCTTAGTTTTTGTCGCTGAATGGGGGGACAAATCATTTTTCTCCACAATAG ATTGCAGTTTTAGGAGGTTCTTTACTTGGGACATTGTTATCAGAAAAG GTTATTTCATACATCGGAGGCGTTCTTTTTCTCGTCTTTGCTGCAATAACTTTGATTGA